The following proteins come from a genomic window of Stigmatella erecta:
- a CDS encoding bifunctional glycosyltransferase/class I SAM-dependent methyltransferase has product MNPPLSVILPYTPSTAAAAARFARALAGPHEVVLAGEGPLEVTPGPRLHVLSGQVGKGAAIRAALSKVTGTVTVLQDPDEAYDLAAYEALCRPIHEDTADGVFGRRTVAGLKPELLAGRALGGFARFVTDTALADPLTGARAFRTEALRSVTLTSDDDAVDAELVVKLAAQLYRLAEVPLPLSAVPTRPLASHLSQLRTLMRYATVRDDADNQHEGYTSLERMDGAHNYNAWLGKRFREHLGRRVLEIGAGIGTITRELEAGLELLIALEVDRFYVDRLKNLFRGKPHVRPYLSDVALADWESLQAERLDTIVLSNVLEHIPDDAAAVRRFRQILPVGGKVVILVPALPQLFGSMDEAVGHYRRYTPKALREVLEAGGFTVDTLEWMNLVGIPGWFVNSRLLRRRAMPKFQLKLYDRLAPLLAQTERHVKLPVGMSLFAVARVTETAG; this is encoded by the coding sequence GTGAATCCGCCTCTCTCCGTCATCCTTCCCTACACGCCCTCCACGGCGGCCGCGGCGGCCCGCTTCGCCCGGGCCTTGGCGGGCCCGCATGAAGTGGTCCTCGCCGGAGAGGGTCCCCTGGAGGTAACGCCGGGCCCACGCCTGCACGTCCTGTCGGGCCAGGTGGGCAAGGGGGCGGCCATCCGGGCGGCGCTCTCGAAGGTCACGGGCACGGTGACGGTGCTCCAGGATCCGGACGAGGCCTACGACTTGGCGGCCTACGAAGCCCTGTGCCGGCCCATCCACGAGGACACGGCGGACGGAGTCTTCGGCCGCCGGACGGTGGCGGGCCTGAAGCCCGAGCTGCTGGCCGGCCGGGCCCTGGGAGGCTTCGCCCGGTTCGTCACGGACACGGCGCTGGCGGATCCGCTCACGGGGGCCCGCGCGTTCCGGACGGAGGCGCTGCGCTCGGTGACGCTGACCAGCGATGATGACGCGGTGGACGCGGAGCTGGTGGTGAAGCTCGCCGCGCAGCTCTACCGGCTCGCCGAGGTGCCGCTGCCGCTCAGCGCGGTGCCCACCCGGCCGCTGGCCTCGCACCTGTCCCAGCTGCGCACGCTCATGCGCTACGCCACCGTGCGCGACGACGCGGACAACCAGCACGAGGGCTACACCTCGCTGGAGCGGATGGACGGGGCCCACAACTACAACGCCTGGCTGGGCAAGCGCTTTCGCGAGCACCTGGGCCGGCGCGTGCTGGAGATTGGCGCGGGCATCGGCACCATCACCCGGGAGCTGGAGGCGGGGCTCGAGCTGCTCATCGCGCTGGAGGTGGACCGCTTCTACGTGGACCGGCTGAAGAACCTGTTCCGGGGCAAGCCCCACGTGCGGCCGTACCTGTCGGACGTGGCCCTGGCGGACTGGGAGTCGCTCCAGGCGGAGCGGCTGGACACCATCGTCCTGTCCAACGTGCTGGAGCACATCCCGGATGACGCGGCGGCGGTGCGCCGCTTCCGGCAGATTCTCCCGGTGGGCGGCAAGGTGGTCATCCTGGTGCCCGCGCTGCCGCAGCTCTTCGGCTCGATGGACGAGGCGGTGGGCCACTACCGGCGCTACACGCCGAAGGCGCTGCGCGAGGTGCTGGAGGCGGGCGGCTTCACGGTGGACACGCTGGAGTGGATGAACCTGGTGGGCATCCCGGGCTGGTTCGTGAACAGCCGCCTGCTGCGCCGGCGCGCGATGCCCAAGTTCCAGCTCAAGCTGTACGACCGGCTGGCGCCGCTGCTCGCGCAGACGGAGCGGCACGTGAAGCTGCCGGTGGGGATGAGCCTGTTCGCCGTGGCCCGCGTCACGGAAACGGCCGGCTGA
- a CDS encoding lysophospholipid acyltransferase family protein — protein MPVPHPAPRWAAPAFSLSGKQACGTLARTIRLLFSIVFWSFFALSSLGFYLGALVLWALTLPFDRNGRILHLYSCFWAQLYIYANPLWSCRVEGREHLPWRGAAVLVANHESLGDILVLFGLYRPFKWVSKAANFRLPFIGWNMTLNRYVPLVRGDRESVGRMMVECEKWLLRGVPILMFPEGTRSPDGHIKAFKEGAFHLAVKLQCPVIPVVLTGTARTLPKHGLKLQTRARCHVRVLPPVQPADHGNSVPGLLEHVRTLMIEEKARMDAAQLGTPR, from the coding sequence GTGCCAGTACCACACCCGGCCCCAAGGTGGGCAGCGCCCGCGTTTTCACTGTCAGGCAAGCAAGCGTGTGGCACACTGGCCCGCACCATTCGACTCCTCTTCTCCATCGTCTTCTGGTCGTTCTTCGCGCTCTCCAGCCTGGGGTTCTACCTGGGCGCGCTGGTGCTCTGGGCGCTCACGCTCCCGTTCGACCGGAACGGGCGGATCCTCCACCTGTACTCGTGCTTCTGGGCCCAGCTCTACATCTACGCGAACCCGCTCTGGAGCTGCCGGGTAGAGGGCCGGGAGCACCTGCCGTGGCGGGGCGCCGCGGTGCTGGTGGCCAACCACGAGTCGCTGGGCGACATCCTCGTGCTGTTCGGCCTCTACCGGCCCTTCAAGTGGGTGTCCAAGGCCGCCAACTTCCGGCTGCCGTTCATCGGCTGGAACATGACGCTCAACCGCTACGTGCCCCTGGTGCGCGGCGACCGGGAGAGCGTCGGGCGGATGATGGTGGAGTGTGAGAAGTGGCTCCTCCGGGGCGTGCCCATCCTCATGTTCCCCGAGGGAACGCGCTCCCCGGATGGCCACATCAAGGCCTTCAAGGAGGGGGCCTTCCACCTCGCGGTGAAGTTGCAGTGCCCCGTCATCCCCGTGGTCCTCACGGGCACCGCGCGGACCCTGCCCAAGCATGGCCTGAAGCTTCAGACCCGGGCCCGGTGCCACGTGCGGGTGCTGCCCCCCGTGCAGCCCGCGGACCATGGCAACAGCGTGCCCGGGCTGCTGGAGCATGTGCGCACCCTCATGATCGAGGAGAAGGCCCGTATGGACGCCGCGCAGCTCGGGACGCCCCGCTAA
- a CDS encoding alpha-ketoglutarate-dependent dioxygenase AlkB, which translates to MAPPPRRGPSLAARSRQRTPGHHYNASFLSAADRTEILTWLGGLKPLWEERYSKHFPPPPGQSQRRLLRPVYWLGNWQFACLDYYRPPKGVMNRCVQAEPFPPVLQRQVQKVEELARRMFRGPDMPQGWHLNTCLVNFYGNRLEDGRWVDTARVGEHKDFEPGPVASLSLGERALIQFVTSTRPGERDEVVLEQWLDDGALQLFGGAQWKEKTFHRVQRVDTRAGHLLPPEIPGFQTRRVNFTFRYVPDAHVIPFARLSPEAREDVTPYVRTLAEGSAFFRKELERETSGT; encoded by the coding sequence ATGGCACCTCCCCCCCGCCGGGGCCCCTCGCTGGCCGCCCGGTCCCGCCAGCGCACGCCAGGCCACCACTACAACGCGAGCTTCCTGTCCGCGGCGGACCGCACGGAAATCCTCACCTGGCTGGGGGGCCTGAAGCCGCTGTGGGAGGAGCGCTATTCGAAGCACTTCCCACCGCCGCCCGGCCAGAGCCAGCGGCGGCTCCTGCGCCCCGTGTACTGGCTGGGCAACTGGCAGTTCGCGTGCCTCGACTACTACCGGCCCCCCAAGGGGGTGATGAACCGGTGCGTGCAGGCAGAGCCATTCCCCCCCGTGCTCCAGCGCCAGGTGCAGAAGGTGGAGGAGCTGGCGCGCCGCATGTTCCGGGGGCCGGACATGCCGCAGGGCTGGCACCTCAACACCTGCCTGGTGAACTTCTACGGTAACCGGCTGGAGGACGGGCGCTGGGTGGACACCGCGCGCGTGGGCGAGCACAAGGACTTCGAGCCGGGGCCGGTAGCCTCGCTCTCCCTGGGGGAGCGGGCCCTCATCCAGTTCGTCACCTCCACGCGCCCGGGCGAGCGCGACGAGGTGGTGCTGGAGCAGTGGCTCGACGATGGCGCGCTGCAGCTCTTCGGCGGCGCGCAGTGGAAGGAGAAGACCTTCCACCGGGTGCAGCGGGTGGACACCCGCGCGGGGCACCTGCTGCCCCCGGAGATTCCCGGCTTCCAGACGCGCCGGGTGAACTTCACCTTCCGCTACGTGCCCGACGCGCACGTGATTCCCTTCGCGCGGCTCTCCCCCGAGGCGCGCGAGGACGTGACGCCCTACGTCCGCACGCTGGCCGAGGGCAGCGCCTTCTTCCGGAAGGAACTCGAGCGCGAAACGTCCGGGACCTGA
- a CDS encoding class I SAM-dependent methyltransferase has product MDPAILRRYSGRLRPWFNKEFRFERLGDLNGLHVLDVGCGDGSNSILLASRGARVTGIDISSRSIELATERARLAGVQDRVTFHCSPLELADFPENTFDVIWGDGILHHLIPELEGVLAQLERWAKPGARVIFSEPLSLSPALRRLRSHIPIHEGATPDERPLESAELNLILQRLPGTQMRHFSLLSWFNRFVMKGTSYERASTARRLATELLHAADYALLSIPGLKNLGGMVVLSSTISKQAKPAGASVPEPVRRAEAG; this is encoded by the coding sequence ATGGACCCTGCCATCCTCCGCCGGTACAGTGGCCGGTTGCGTCCGTGGTTCAACAAGGAGTTCCGGTTCGAACGCCTCGGCGACTTGAACGGGCTTCATGTGCTGGATGTCGGGTGCGGCGACGGCTCCAACAGCATCCTGCTGGCCAGCCGGGGCGCCCGGGTGACCGGCATCGACATCTCGTCCCGCTCGATCGAGCTGGCGACCGAGCGGGCCCGCCTGGCCGGTGTCCAGGACCGGGTGACGTTCCACTGCTCCCCGCTGGAGCTGGCCGACTTCCCCGAGAACACCTTCGATGTCATCTGGGGCGACGGCATCCTCCACCACCTGATTCCCGAGCTGGAGGGCGTGCTGGCGCAGCTGGAGCGCTGGGCCAAGCCCGGTGCCCGGGTCATCTTCTCCGAGCCGCTCAGCCTCAGCCCCGCGCTCCGGCGGCTGCGGTCGCACATCCCCATTCACGAGGGGGCGACCCCGGACGAGCGTCCGCTGGAGTCCGCCGAGCTGAACCTCATCCTCCAGCGCCTGCCCGGCACGCAGATGCGGCACTTCTCGCTGCTCAGCTGGTTCAACCGCTTCGTGATGAAGGGCACCAGCTACGAGCGGGCGTCGACGGCCCGGCGGCTCGCCACCGAGCTGCTCCACGCGGCGGACTATGCGCTGCTGTCGATCCCCGGTCTCAAGAACCTGGGCGGCATGGTGGTGCTCTCCTCCACCATCTCGAAGCAGGCCAAGCCCGCGGGGGCGTCCGTGCCGGAGCCGGTGCGCCGCGCGGAGGCTGGCTGA
- a CDS encoding HYR domain-containing protein — MDQARGTHGRGRGETGHPWRKRLFAALMALGAGGCSETTAPAPQVSGKEASALSEACDAQPPFEPNFEPELQWAWTGSQQAPEFNQVMMTPVVIDVNGDGVPDIVFSTFKNGAGDAIWKEGVLRAISGDDGRDLWANTDPAHRIKAASSITAGDIDGDGQVEICGIPSDGRGIICYEHDGTFKFRTAPDAFDYNEWGGPSLADLDGDGQVEILDGNRVYSHTGTLKWVGADGMGGAENTGPVSFAADIDGDGKQEVINGRSIYRHNGSAYCPSAPIPHGFAAVGNFDEDAKAEIVVSGHGQVSLLDDNCQVLWTSPVPGGGHGGSPNIGDFDNDGVPEIGLPGTNAYSVLDSDGKLLWKSPTQELSSGKTGSTAFDFEDDGKLEIIYADEVRLRIYDGATGQVRFETNHSSSTTHENPVIADVDNDFAAELVVATNDTAYPGYHGIRVYHDKKEGWAHTRRIWNQHAYSITNITDDGRIPAQPMRHWLQSFLNAFRSNVAGYLGDSPLLLPELITFAVTAQCSEDGTLLLSTTVVNMGAGTVPTGLKVAFYRGNPASGGTRLGVAVLSEAIASGASREAILPLNPAPGGTFEIFAVADDDGTGAGRDTECDETNNSASATIDLSCQETPTNVPPVALCQDVTVSADATCQGTASIDQGSHDPDNQPAPLSISEAPKGPFGLGPHSVTLTATDGEASAQCVGTVTVVDTTKPEVSCPAATALESCSPQGTAVTFAAATARDNCGEAPVTCSHVSGATFPVGTTPVSCSAKDGSGNTASCGFNVTVTGDTAKPSVSCPASKTVETCARAGAAVTFEPPSSTDNCGAAPVSCSHASGATFPVGTTPVSCSAKDGSGNTASCGFDVKVTGDTAPPAISCPLSVEAKVGLGQIGVAVNFATSATDTCGPAPVTCSHAPGLLFLLGLTPVTCTATDASGNQASCHFGVRVSLDLSLP; from the coding sequence ATGGATCAGGCACGAGGCACCCATGGCCGTGGACGTGGGGAAACGGGACACCCCTGGCGCAAGCGGCTCTTCGCCGCGCTCATGGCGCTGGGGGCCGGAGGGTGCAGCGAGACCACGGCCCCCGCACCGCAGGTGAGCGGCAAGGAGGCGAGCGCCCTCTCGGAGGCCTGCGACGCGCAGCCCCCCTTCGAGCCCAACTTCGAGCCCGAGTTGCAGTGGGCCTGGACGGGCAGCCAGCAGGCGCCCGAGTTCAACCAGGTGATGATGACGCCGGTGGTCATCGACGTGAACGGCGACGGCGTCCCGGACATCGTCTTCAGCACCTTCAAGAATGGCGCGGGGGACGCCATCTGGAAGGAGGGGGTGCTCCGGGCCATCAGCGGCGACGATGGGCGGGATCTCTGGGCGAACACCGACCCGGCCCACCGCATCAAGGCGGCCTCCAGCATCACCGCGGGCGACATCGACGGCGATGGCCAGGTGGAAATCTGCGGCATTCCCTCCGACGGCCGCGGCATCATCTGCTACGAGCACGACGGCACCTTCAAGTTCCGCACGGCGCCGGACGCCTTCGATTACAACGAGTGGGGCGGCCCCTCGCTGGCGGACCTCGACGGCGATGGCCAGGTGGAGATCCTCGACGGCAACCGAGTCTACAGCCACACGGGCACGTTGAAGTGGGTGGGGGCGGACGGCATGGGCGGTGCCGAGAACACCGGCCCGGTGTCCTTCGCGGCCGATATCGACGGGGACGGCAAGCAGGAGGTCATCAACGGCCGCTCCATCTACCGGCACAATGGCTCGGCCTACTGCCCCTCCGCGCCGATTCCGCATGGCTTCGCGGCGGTGGGGAACTTCGATGAGGACGCGAAGGCGGAGATTGTGGTGTCGGGCCATGGCCAGGTGAGCCTGCTCGATGACAATTGCCAGGTGCTCTGGACGTCCCCGGTGCCGGGGGGAGGGCACGGAGGCAGCCCCAACATCGGAGACTTCGACAACGACGGCGTGCCCGAGATCGGCCTGCCCGGCACGAACGCGTACAGCGTGCTGGATTCGGATGGGAAGTTGTTGTGGAAGAGCCCCACGCAGGAACTCAGCTCCGGCAAGACGGGCTCCACCGCGTTCGACTTCGAGGATGATGGGAAGCTGGAGATCATCTACGCGGACGAGGTGCGGCTGCGCATCTATGACGGTGCCACGGGCCAGGTCCGCTTCGAGACGAACCACAGCTCCAGCACCACGCACGAGAACCCCGTCATCGCGGACGTGGACAACGACTTCGCGGCGGAGCTGGTGGTGGCCACGAACGACACGGCCTATCCGGGCTACCACGGCATCCGCGTGTACCACGACAAGAAGGAGGGCTGGGCCCACACGCGGCGCATCTGGAACCAGCACGCCTACTCCATCACCAACATCACCGACGATGGCCGGATCCCCGCCCAACCCATGCGGCACTGGCTGCAGTCCTTCCTCAATGCCTTCCGCTCCAACGTCGCCGGTTATCTGGGAGACAGTCCCCTGTTGCTTCCGGAGCTGATCACCTTCGCGGTGACAGCTCAGTGCTCCGAGGACGGGACGCTGCTCCTGAGCACCACCGTCGTGAACATGGGGGCTGGCACGGTGCCCACGGGGCTGAAGGTGGCCTTCTACCGGGGCAATCCCGCCTCGGGTGGAACCCGGTTGGGGGTGGCCGTGCTCAGCGAGGCGATTGCCTCGGGAGCCAGCCGCGAGGCGATCCTGCCGCTGAACCCTGCTCCGGGAGGAACCTTCGAGATCTTCGCCGTCGCGGATGACGACGGCACGGGCGCAGGCCGCGACACCGAATGCGATGAGACCAACAACAGCGCCTCGGCGACGATCGACCTGAGCTGCCAGGAGACCCCCACCAACGTGCCGCCCGTGGCCCTCTGTCAGGACGTCACCGTCTCCGCGGACGCCACCTGCCAGGGCACCGCCAGCATCGACCAGGGCAGCCACGATCCGGATAACCAGCCAGCGCCCCTCTCGATCTCCGAAGCCCCGAAGGGCCCGTTTGGCCTGGGTCCCCACTCCGTCACGCTGACGGCCACCGATGGGGAGGCCAGCGCCCAGTGCGTGGGCACCGTCACCGTGGTGGACACCACGAAGCCCGAGGTGAGCTGCCCGGCCGCCACCGCCCTAGAGAGCTGCTCGCCCCAGGGCACTGCCGTCACGTTCGCGGCCGCCACGGCCAGGGACAACTGCGGCGAGGCCCCTGTCACCTGCTCGCACGTCTCGGGCGCCACCTTCCCGGTGGGCACCACGCCCGTGTCCTGCTCCGCGAAGGATGGCTCGGGCAACACGGCAAGCTGTGGCTTCAACGTGACGGTGACCGGTGATACCGCGAAGCCGTCCGTGAGCTGCCCTGCCTCCAAGACGGTGGAGACCTGCGCTCGCGCGGGAGCAGCCGTCACGTTCGAGCCTCCTTCGTCCACCGATAACTGCGGTGCGGCGCCGGTGTCCTGCTCGCACGCCTCGGGCGCCACCTTCCCGGTGGGCACCACGCCCGTGTCCTGCTCCGCGAAGGATGGCTCAGGCAACACGGCAAGTTGCGGCTTCGACGTGAAGGTGACCGGCGACACGGCGCCTCCGGCCATCAGCTGCCCGCTGTCGGTGGAGGCCAAGGTGGGACTCGGGCAGATCGGCGTGGCGGTCAACTTCGCCACCTCGGCTACCGACACCTGCGGCCCTGCCCCCGTGACCTGCTCGCATGCCCCGGGGCTCCTCTTCCTGCTGGGGCTGACGCCAGTCACCTGCACGGCAACGGATGCTTCCGGAAACCAGGCTTCATGCCACTTCGGAGTCCGGGTGAGCCTGGATCTCAGCCTGCCGTAG
- the cglD gene encoding adventurous gliding motility lipoprotein CglD, with product MVPPPPPPPLPTDPNDPKNDTKDTDCDGLSDKVEFETVRDGGKTDPGQRDTDNDGLPDGLEAGVTQPVAGTSCSNLLLDSDPRRQTDPLSYDTDGDGLWDGVEDANKNGKADDDETNPLMKDTDCDGLVDGPTQGAVKGEDQNADGKKGANETDPRRFDTDGDGISDGVESGVTVSPDPVACANIFIPDSSPGTTTNPVNPDSDGDGIPDGAEDTNQNGGVDPGELDPNAGDASGPVGQVCTVNNLRPVTFQSEDGADLKLALPPEFTEVTQIKVGNEVKGLVGYDSSAKVAFLAFRRAAPAGATDPLGDEEELRPAINGKGALTNRTAQVFKTWDGFNAVQAFYDQSGASTDLKRRTDQLVDALVPGSTGRLSQEAAGVNGDFRLQALFVHRSNDSVVVLVAVVPLASVTGANRSSTAAFSSKDLSDGSALAQFGEPTAVQCERFQLEAAKVDFIFVVDDSGSMASSQDALAATANAAVDSLNASSLDWRMALVSSSYHFGTSWPNSGTIRRFTRNVNKVKSWLTSGSTCVNNVCSGVPTAPEVANCPGADSNGKSIEGANGGCSLGIAGAPNEGVLGAARKTIDDITPGTEPAEPESNLRARKDATLVVVLLGDADDQTQKDVNNGVENCGSGGTKEKEGSACEPVQTFINFFGSVTSSVTPTNKTGSLITVHGIICPGGSYCGCGTGQTCTGTSTGREFNPQAGGVSKARNAAVVNATGGVIGSIIDNNSIRVSMDAIIADAIGNAGYKTLKPPIGASLKVALSEVRDANVCNANNVPRSTVNGFDFDGSARTLSLFGACRPANENSQAAVSYQYWIDQEKDPNGGVPCQDDPDYDETEPDHCDDLLACNESTDACVCPANCNDTCGAGTRCDEALCACVPVIG from the coding sequence GTGGTGCCGCCGCCACCGCCACCGCCGCTGCCGACGGATCCCAATGATCCCAAGAACGACACGAAGGACACCGACTGTGACGGCCTGAGCGACAAGGTCGAGTTCGAGACGGTGCGCGACGGAGGGAAGACCGATCCGGGCCAGCGGGACACGGACAATGACGGTCTGCCCGACGGGCTCGAGGCCGGTGTCACCCAGCCGGTCGCGGGCACCTCGTGCTCCAATCTGCTGCTGGACTCGGACCCTCGCCGGCAGACGGACCCGCTCAGCTACGACACGGATGGCGACGGGCTGTGGGACGGGGTGGAGGATGCCAACAAGAACGGCAAGGCGGACGATGACGAGACCAATCCGCTGATGAAGGACACCGACTGTGACGGGCTCGTCGACGGGCCGACCCAGGGTGCCGTGAAGGGCGAGGACCAGAACGCGGACGGGAAGAAAGGCGCCAACGAGACGGATCCCCGCCGTTTCGACACGGATGGGGACGGCATCTCGGATGGAGTGGAGTCGGGCGTTACCGTGAGCCCGGATCCGGTCGCCTGCGCCAACATCTTCATTCCGGATTCGAGCCCCGGGACGACGACGAACCCGGTGAATCCGGACTCGGACGGCGATGGCATCCCCGACGGCGCGGAGGACACCAACCAGAATGGTGGGGTAGACCCTGGAGAGTTGGATCCCAACGCAGGCGACGCGTCGGGGCCGGTGGGCCAGGTGTGCACGGTCAACAACCTGCGTCCGGTGACCTTCCAGTCCGAGGACGGCGCGGACCTGAAGCTGGCCTTGCCTCCGGAGTTCACGGAGGTGACGCAGATCAAGGTGGGCAACGAGGTGAAGGGACTGGTGGGCTATGACAGCAGCGCGAAGGTGGCGTTCCTGGCTTTCCGCCGCGCGGCACCGGCGGGCGCCACGGATCCGCTCGGGGATGAAGAAGAGCTGCGCCCTGCCATCAACGGCAAGGGGGCTCTGACCAACCGCACCGCGCAGGTGTTCAAGACGTGGGACGGCTTCAACGCGGTGCAGGCCTTTTACGACCAGTCGGGGGCAAGCACGGACCTCAAGCGCCGGACGGACCAGCTGGTGGACGCGTTGGTTCCCGGCAGCACGGGCCGTCTGAGCCAGGAGGCCGCGGGGGTGAACGGTGACTTCCGCCTCCAGGCGCTCTTCGTGCATCGCTCGAACGACAGCGTGGTGGTGTTGGTGGCGGTTGTGCCCCTGGCCAGCGTGACAGGAGCCAACCGCAGCTCGACCGCGGCCTTCTCGTCCAAGGACCTGTCCGATGGTTCTGCGCTCGCGCAGTTCGGCGAGCCCACGGCGGTGCAGTGTGAGCGCTTCCAGCTGGAAGCGGCGAAGGTGGACTTCATCTTTGTCGTGGACGACAGCGGCTCGATGGCAAGCTCGCAGGATGCGCTTGCGGCCACGGCCAACGCTGCGGTGGACTCGCTCAACGCCTCGTCATTGGACTGGCGAATGGCGCTTGTCTCGTCCTCCTATCACTTCGGCACTTCATGGCCCAACTCGGGCACGATTCGGCGCTTTACCCGCAACGTGAACAAAGTGAAGTCATGGCTCACGAGTGGTAGCACGTGCGTGAACAATGTCTGCAGCGGGGTTCCTACTGCACCTGAAGTAGCGAACTGCCCAGGGGCTGATAGCAATGGCAAATCCATCGAGGGCGCCAATGGCGGTTGTTCATTGGGCATCGCGGGAGCCCCTAACGAAGGTGTGCTTGGCGCCGCAAGGAAGACCATTGACGATATTACGCCGGGAACAGAGCCTGCCGAGCCGGAGTCAAACCTCCGTGCCCGTAAGGATGCCACGCTGGTAGTCGTATTGCTCGGTGACGCGGATGACCAAACGCAGAAGGATGTGAACAACGGTGTCGAGAATTGCGGCTCGGGTGGGACCAAGGAGAAAGAAGGGTCTGCCTGTGAGCCTGTTCAGACGTTTATCAACTTCTTCGGCAGCGTGACGTCTTCGGTCACTCCCACCAACAAGACAGGCAGTCTCATCACGGTTCATGGCATCATCTGCCCGGGTGGCAGCTACTGTGGGTGCGGCACAGGGCAAACGTGCACTGGCACGAGCACTGGCCGTGAATTCAACCCCCAGGCGGGAGGCGTGTCGAAGGCTCGCAACGCGGCGGTGGTCAATGCCACGGGCGGAGTGATTGGCTCCATCATCGACAACAACTCCATCCGGGTATCGATGGATGCCATCATCGCGGATGCCATCGGGAACGCGGGTTACAAGACCCTCAAGCCGCCCATCGGTGCGTCCCTCAAGGTGGCGCTGAGCGAGGTGCGCGACGCCAACGTCTGCAATGCCAACAACGTGCCCCGAAGCACCGTCAATGGCTTCGACTTCGATGGCAGCGCGCGGACCCTCTCACTCTTCGGTGCGTGCCGCCCTGCCAACGAGAACTCCCAGGCTGCGGTGTCGTACCAGTACTGGATCGATCAGGAGAAGGATCCTAACGGCGGTGTGCCCTGCCAGGACGATCCGGACTACGACGAGACCGAGCCAGATCACTGCGATGATCTCCTGGCTTGCAACGAGTCCACTGACGCATGCGTTTGCCCGGCCAACTGCAATGACACGTGCGGCGCGGGAACCCGGTGTGACGAGGCGCTGTGCGCCTGCGTGCCTGTCATTGGCTGA
- a CDS encoding c-type cytochrome: protein MKTRFALVLAFSVAASAQADDVADVWKAKCKSCHGDDGKAKTKVGEREKIDDMSLPEWQKNHSDEKIRQAIVEGVSGTKMKGYKDKLSTEEIDALVKYVRGLQAK, encoded by the coding sequence ATGAAGACGCGGTTTGCCCTGGTACTGGCCTTTTCCGTCGCCGCGAGCGCGCAGGCAGATGATGTGGCTGATGTGTGGAAGGCTAAGTGCAAGTCGTGCCACGGCGACGATGGCAAGGCGAAGACCAAGGTGGGCGAGCGGGAGAAGATCGACGATATGTCCCTGCCCGAGTGGCAGAAGAATCACTCGGACGAGAAGATCCGCCAGGCCATCGTCGAGGGCGTCTCCGGGACCAAGATGAAGGGCTACAAGGACAAGCTCAGCACGGAGGAGATCGACGCGCTGGTGAAGTACGTCCGGGGCCTCCAGGCGAAATAA